Sequence from the Streptomyces sp. R33 genome:
CTTCCGGATCGCGGTCATCGTGCCGTAGAAGATCACCATGCCCAGCAGGGCGACCCAGGCGCCGTGCGTGAACTTGGTGGCCAGGACCACGACCAGCACCAGGCCCGTGAAGATCGCGCCGAAGGTGTTGATCGCCCGGGAGCGGTGCATCCGGCGCCGCGAGGCCTGGTCCTTCTCGGTGCGCAGGTGGCGGTTCCAGTGCCGGACCATGCCGATCTGGCTCAGCGTGAAGGAGACGAACACGCCGACGATGTAGAGCTGGATCAGCTTGGTGGAGTCGGCGTCGTAGATCCACACGAGCAGGATGGCCGCGCCCGCGAGCAGCACGATGCCGTTGGAGAACGCGAGCCGGTCGCCGCGGGTGTGCAGCTGGCGCGGCAGGTAGCGGTCCTGCGCGAGGATCGAGCCGAGCAGCGGGAAGCCGTTGTACGCGGTGTTGGCGGCCAGGAACAGGACGAGCGCGGTGGCGGTCGCCAGCACGACGAACAGGAAGCTGCCGTTGCCGAAGACGGCCTCGGCCACCTGGGAGATCACCGGGTGCTGGACGAACTCGGGGCCGACGGGGACGCCGTTGTCCAGCAGGTTGGTCGCGGGCGACTCGGCCATCTTCACGTCGGTGGCCATGGCCAGGCCGATGATCCCGCAGAACATGGTGACCGCCAGGGCGCCCATCAGGGCGAGGGTGGAGGCGGCGTTCTTGCTCTTGGGCTTGCGGAAGGCGGGGACGCCGTTGCTGATCGCCTCGACGCCGGTCAGGGCGGCACATCCGGAGGAGAAGGCCCGCAGCAGCAGGAAGACCAGCGCGAAGCCGGCCAGCCCCTGGTGCTCGGCCTTGATCTCCAGGTGGGCCGTCGGGGCCTGCATGGTGTCGCCGGTGACGAGGCCGCGCCAGGCGCCCCAGGCGATCATCACGAAGACGGCGCCGACGAACACGTACGTCGGGATCGCGAAGAGTTTTCCGGATTCCTTCACGCCGCGCAGATTCATCAGCGTGAGCAGAAGAATCATGATCACCGCGGAGAGCACCTTGTGCTCGATGACGAAATCCACGGCGGAGCCGAGGTTCTCGACTCCGGAGGAGATCGACACGGCGACGGTCAGGACGTAGTCGACGAGCAGGGCGCTCGCCACCGTGAGTCCGGCCTTGGGCCCGAGGTTGGTGTTGGCGACCTCGTAGTCGCCGCCGCCGCTCGGGTACGCGTGGACGTTCTGGCGGTACGAGGCGACCACGGTGAACATCAGCACGACGACCGCGGCGGCGATCCAGGGGCTGAAGTGGTACGCCGACACACCCGCGATCGACAGGACCAGCAGGACCTCTCCGGGGGCATATGCCACTGAGGAGAGCGGGTCGGAAGCGAAGACAGGGAGGGCGATCCTCTTGGGGAGGAGCGTTTCCCCGAGGCGGTCGCTGCGTAGCGCCCGGCCGATCAGGATCCGTTTGGGCACGTCGGTCAGTTTGGACACGCAGAGGATCGTATGCGTTCGAAATCCGGCTGACGAACCCCCCGCCGGTATTCCAGGGCAATGAGTCGCCGTCTGGACCGCAAAGGTCACAACGGGGACCGCCCGTGTGTAGCTTGGGCCATGGTCTGAGACCCTGTTAAGCCAGAGCATGCAATGAGGCTGGAAACCAGCGAGCGCTGACAGCCGGAAGGACGGCCGTGCACATCGTCATTATGGGCTGCGGACGGGTGGGCTCCGCCCTCGCGCAGACCTTGGAACAGCAGGGGCATACGGTCGCGGTCGTCGACCAGGACCCCACCGCATTCCGCCGGCTGGGAGCCGGATTCGGCGGCCGCCGCGTCACCGGGGTCGGCTTCGACCAGGACACGCTCCGCGAGGCCGGGATCGAGGAGGCGGGCGCTTTCGCAGCCGTCAGCAGTGGTGACAATTCCAACATCATCGCCGCCCGCGTGGCGCGCGAGATGTTCGGTGTCGAGAACGTCGCCGCCCGCATCTACGACCCGAAGCGCGCCGAGGTCTACCAGCGCCTGGGCATCCCGACCGTGGCCACCGTGCGGTGGACCGCCGACCAGATGCTGCGCCGGCTGCTGCCGTCCGGGGCCGAGCCGTTGTGGCGCGACCCGAGCGGCGGGGTCCAGCTCGCCGAGGTGCACACCTCCGCCGCCTGGATCGGGCACAAGGTCAGCAAGCTGCAGGACGAGACCGGTGTCCGCGTGGCCTTCCTCACCCGACTGGGCGAGGCCATGCTGCCGACGTCCCAGACGGTGCTGCAGGAGGGCGACCTCGTCCACGTGATGATGCGTACGGACGAGATCGACAAGGTCGAGGCGGCCTTCGCAGAAGGCCCCGAGGAGGCACACGCATGAGGGTCGCGATCGCCGGAGCCGGCGCGGTGGGCCGTTCCATCGCGGGCGAGCTGCTGGAGAACGGGCACGAGGTGCTGCTCGTCGACAAGGCGCCGACCGCCATCTCCGTGGAGCGGGTGCCGCAGGCCGAGTGGCTGCTGGCCGACGCCTGCGAGATCACCTCGCTCGACGAGGCCGCGCTGCAGCGCTGCAACGTGGTCATCGCCGCCACGGGCGACGACAAGGTCAACCTGGTCGTCTCCCTCCTGGCCAAGACCGAGTACGGGGTCCCCCGGGTCGTGGCGCGCGTGAACAACCCGAAGAACGAGTGGCTCTTCAACGAGTCCTGGGGCGTCGACGTCGCGGTCTCCACGCCGCGTCTGATGTCGGCCCTGGTGGAGGAGGCCGTCAGCGTCGGCGACCTGGTGCGGCTGCTCCGCTTCAGCCACGGCGACGCCAACCTCGTCGAGCTGACCCTGCCCGCCGACTCCTCGGTCGCCGGGACCCAGATCAGCGAGATCACCTGGCCCGAGGACACCTCGCTGGTCACGATCATCCGCGGCAACCGGGTCCTGACCCCGCACGCGGAGGAGACGCTCGAGCCGGGCGACGAGCTGCTCTTCGTGGCCGCCCAGGCCCGCGAGGAACAGCTGGAGGACCTCCTCCAGGCCCGTCACTGACGGCACCCGACACGACGAAGGGGCGGGCCGGCCATCGGATGGCCGGCCCGCCCCTTTCACGTCACGGTGGGAGGAACCCGTCAGCGGACGGGGCGCGCGGTCAGGCCCCGTGTTCCCGGGCGGCAGCGGCCTTGGCGGCCTCTGCGGCAGCGTCCTTGGCCTCCCACTCCGCGATCACGTCGATCGGCGGCGGTGCCTTCGCCAGGAACACCCACGTGAAGTACACCGCGAGCACCATCGGGGGCAGCTTCAGCGCGATGAGCACCCAGCCCAGCTGCGTCGCGTCGCCCCACCAGTACAGCGGGAAGAGGATCGCGTACTTGGCGAGGAAGATGATGCCCCAGGCCAGACTGGCCTTCGTGTACGCCTTCTTGCGCCCGGGGTTGCGGGTGCGCCAGGACAGGTTCTCCTTGAACACCGGGCCCAGGATCACGCCCAGCAGCGGGAACCCCACGAGCGCGGACACCGTGAAGGCCACGCCCAGCCCGGCGCCGTAGATCATGCCGGGCAGGTAGAAGCCCTTGGCGGTACCGGTGAACAGGGCGAAGGCCACGCCGACCCCCACGCCGAAGACCCCGCTGAAGGCGTGCTTCACGGTGTCCTTGCGCAGCAGCCGCACGATCACGAGCAGGACCGCGACCGCGCCCGCCGCGATCGCGGACATCTTCACGTCCTTGTTGACCGTGTAGATCATCACGAAGAGCAGCCCGGGGAGCATCGTCTCCACGGTGCCCCGGACTCCGCCGAAGGCGTCGAAGAGCGCCGCCTGGGTCACGGCCGCCTGGTCGGGGGCCGGATCGGGGGACGGCCCGCCCTCGGGGTCCGGGGTGGTCGGTTTGTCGAATGACGTCACCGGTCAGTGCTCCTGTCCGAGCGGTCGGAGTTCGTACTTCGGGTTGAAGAGGACCCGGCGGCCGTGGCTCATCGAGATCCGCCCGGAGGCGATCATGCGCCGGCCGGGTTCGATTCCCACGATCGAGCGACGCCCGAGCCAGACCACGTCCAGCCCGGCCGAGCCGTCGAAGAGCTCCGCCTCCAGCGCGGGCACCCCCGCGCGCGGCCGAAGGGTGACGGTACGCAGGGTTCCCGTCACCTTGACTATCTGGCGGTCGTGGGAGTCGCAGATCCGCGTGCACCCCGCGGCTTCTGCGTCCTCTTGCAGCTCCGCCGAATGCAGCTCCTCCTGCGAGGTGGACAGCCGCTCTATCATCCGCCGGAACCGGCCCGCCGGCCTGACCGGCTTGGCGGACTTATCGGGACGCGGTTCAGCACTCATACAGGAAGCGTACCGGCGCCCCCGCTACCTCTCGAAGCGGTATCCCATGCCCGGCTCCGTGATGAAGTGCCGCGGGTGCGAGGGGTCCGCCTCGAGTTTGCGCCGCAGCTGCGCCATGTAGACGCGCAGGTAGTTCGTCTCCGTGCCGTACGAGGGCCCCCAGACCTCCTGGAGGAGCTGCTTCTGGCTGACGAGCTTGCCGCCGTTGCGGACGAGCACCTCCAGCAGGTGCCATTCGGTGGGCGTGAGCCGTACGTCGCGCCCCGCGCGCACGGCCTTCTTCGCGGCCAGGTCCACCGTGAATCCGTCGGTCTCCACGATCACCTCCTCCTCGCCGGCGCCCGCGGACGGCTCGGCCCGGCGGACGGCGGCGCGCAGCCGTGCGAGCAGCTCGTCCATGCCGAAGGGCTTGGTGACGTAGTCGTCGGCCCCGGCGTCGAGGGCCTCGACCTTCTCGTCGGAGCTGTGCCGGGCGGAGAGGACCAGGATCGGCACCCTGGTCCAGCCGCGCAGGCCCTTGATCACCTCGACGCCGTCCATGTCGGGCAGGCCCAGGTCGAGGACGACCACGTCGGGGTGGCGGGCGGCCGCGAGCTCCAGGGCTCCGGCCCCGTCCGCGGCGGCGTCGACCTCGTACTTGCGTGCCTTCAGATTGATCACGAGGGCTCGGACGATCTGCGGCTCGTCGTCCACCACGAGCACCCGGGTCATCGAGGTCCTGCTTTCTGTCGTATCGGGTCGAGATCCATGAGGTCGGTGCCGTCGGCGGCGCCGGGGGTGTCGGGGTCGTCGGGCAGGTGGCCGGCCGTCTCCGGCACGGTGGCGCGTCGTTCGCCGTCCGCCGCGCCGTCCGCCTGCCCACTGTCGCGCGTCACGGCCCGCAGCGTGAGCACCATCGTGAGTCCGCCGCCGGGGGTGTCCTCGGCCGCCAGGGTGCCGTCCATGGCCTCGGCGAAGCCCCGGGCCACCGCGAGGCCGAGGCCCACCCCGGCGCCCCGCGGGGCGTCCCCGTGCCGCTGGAAGGGGGCGAAGATCCGGTCCTTGGCCTCGTCGGGCACGCCGGGCCCGCGGTCCACGACGCGCACCTCGACCCGGTCGCCGAGGAAGCTGGCGGCGACCACCACGGGCTCCCCGGCCGGGCTGTACTTGACGGCGTTCTCCACCACGTTGGCCACGGTGCGCTCCAGCAGCCCCGGGTCCACCGCCACCATCGGCAGCGTCTCCGGGACGTCCAGCAGCACGCTGTCCTCCGGTACGCCGCCCAGTGCCATCGGGACCACCTCGTCGAGGTCGATCTCCCGGATCAGCGGGGTCACGGTGCCGGTCTGGAGCCGGGACATGTCGAGCAGATTGCCCACCAGGTGGTCGAGCCGGTCGGCGCCGTCCTCGATGCCTTCGAGGAGCTCGGCCCGGTCCTCCTCGGACCAGTCCACGTCGTCGGAGCGCAGGGACGACACCGAGGCCTTGATGGAGGCCAGCGGCGTACGGAGGTCATGGCTGACGGCGGCCAGCAGCGCGGTCCGGATCCGGTTGCCCTCCGCCAGCCGGCGGGCCTCCTCGGCCTCCCCGACCAGCCGCTGCCGGTCCAGGACCACGGCGGCCTGCGCGGCGAACGCACCGAGCACGCGGCGGTCCTCGGCGGGCAGCACCCGGCCGGACAGGGCCAGCGCCATGTGGTCCCCGATGGGCATGTCGACATCGGCGTCCTCGGGGCGGCCGACCGGGCTCGGGCCGACGCTGCCGGCCGGCTGCCAGGGATCGACGTCGCTCGCGCGCTCCAGCAGGGCCACGGACTCCATGGCGAAGGTCTCGCGCACCCGCTCCAGCAGCGCGTCCAGCGTGGTCTCACCGCGCAGGACGCTGCCGGCCAGGAAGGAGAGGATCTCGGACTCGGCGCGCAGCCGGGCGGCCTGGTGGGTGCGCCGGGCGGCCAGGTCCACCACCGAGGCCACGGAGACGGCCACCCCGAAGAAGACGGCGATGCCCACGATGTTCTTCGGGTCGGAGATGGTGAACCGGTGCACGGGCGGGGCGAAGAAGTAGTTCAGCAGCAGCGAGCCGAAGGCCGCCGAGGCCAGCGCCGGCCAGAGCCCGCCCAGCAGCGCGGCGGCCACGGTCAGCGAGAGGAACAGCAGCATCTCGTTGGCCAGGCCCGGGTCGGCGTTCACGTGCGTGAGCAGCACGGCCAGCAGGGCGGGGAAGAACATCCCGACGACCCAGCCGGCGATGATCCGGGGCCGTCCGAGCCGGGCCGCCGAGCGGACCACGGGCAGGCCGCGGCCCCGGGCGACCTCCTCGTGCGTGACGATGTGCACGTCGAGGTCGGGCCCCGAGTCGCGGGCCACGGTGGCGCCGACGCCCGGCCCGAAGACGTACTGCCAGGCCTTGCGGCGGCTGGAGCCGAGCACGATCTGGGTGGCGTTGACCCCGCGGGCGAATTCGAGCAGCGCGTCGGGGATGTCGTCGCCGATCACATGGTGAAACGTTCCGCCAAGATCCTCGACCAGCGTCCGCTGGACCGCGAGCTCCTTCGGCGAGGCCGCGGTCAGCCCGTCGCTGCGGGCGACGTAGACGGCCAGGATCTCGCTGCCGGAGCCCTTGGCGGCCATCCGGGAGGCGCGGCGGATGAGCGTACGGCCCTCGGGCCCGCCCGTGAGCCCGACGACGATCCGCTCGCGGGCCTGCCAGGTGGAGCGGATGTCGTGCTCGCCCCGGTACTGCTGGAGGTACTCGTCGGCCCGGTCGGCCACCCACAGCAGCGCCAGCTCGCGCAGGGCGGTGAGGTTGCCGGGCCGGAAGTAGTTCGACAGGGCCGCGTCGACCTTGTCGGACCGGTAGACGTTCCCGTGCGCCATCCGCCGGCGCAGCGCCTGCGGGGACATGTCGACGAGCTCGATCTGGTCGGCCCGCCGCACCACCTCGTCGGGCACGGTCTCCCGCTGCCGCACGCCGGTGATGGACTCCACCACGTCGCCGAGCGACTCCAGGTGCTGGATGTTCACGGTGGACACGACGTCGATGCCCGCCTGCAGCAGCTCCTCGACGTCCTGCCAGCGCTTGGCGTTGCGCGAGCCGGGCACGTTGGTGTGCGCGAGCTCGTCCACGAGCGCGACGGCGGGCCGGCGCGCCAGTACGGCGTCCACGTCCATCTCGGTGAAGGCGGCGCCCCGGTACGTGAGCTCCCGGCGCGGCACCTGTTCCAGCCCGTGCAGCATCACCTCGGTGCGCGGCCGCCCGTGGTGCTCGACGAAGCCGACGACGCAGTCGCCGCCCCGCTCCACCCGGCGGTGGCCCTCGGAGAGCATCGCGTACGTCTTGCCCACACCGGGTGCCGCGCCGAGGTAGATCCGTAGCTTGCCGCGTCCCATGCGCCCATTCTCCGGGACGTTTCCGCCGATCACGCACTTTTCCCGGCCGTCCGCCCATCCTTGACGGACCCCTGACACCCGCGGGTACGACAGCGGGCCGTACCCCCGAAGGAGTACGGCCCGCGGCCTGAAACAGTCGCCGAGAGGCGCGCCCGGGAGTCAGCCGGGGATCCGCCGGGTCAGCGGACCTCGGTGATCGTCGGACCCTGCTCCAGCTGGCCCATGCCGCCGGAGAAGCGGGAGCCCTCCTGGTCCTCGGTCTGCACGCCGTCCGGCACCATCTGGGCGTCGTTCGGCAGCTTCAGCACGATCGGGTCGCGCGGAGCCATCGGGCCGTCGCCGCGCACGATGACGGTCTCCCGGAAGATCTGCTCGAGCAGGCCCGCCGACTCGGGGCGCACCGCGCCCTGGCCGGAGATGACGCCCCGCAGGAACCAGCGCGGGCCGTCGACGCCGACGAAGCGGACCAGCTGGGCGCCGGTCTGGCCGTCGGGCATGGGTACGGGCACCTGGGCGCGCAGCTCCCAGCCCAGCGGACCCTCGACCTCGTCGATGATGCCGCCCTGCTGGGTGATGCCCGTGGCGATCTCCTCGCGGACCTCGCCCCAGATGCCTTCCTTCTTGGGCGCCGCGAAGGCCTGCAGCTGTACGGCGCTGTCGCCGAGGACGACCGTCGCGGCGACGATCGCGTCACCGGCGACCTCGACGCGCAGCTCCATGCCCTCGACACCCGGTACGAGAATGCCGCCCAGGTCGACGCGACCCTCCTCCGGCGCACCGGGCACCTCGGAGACGTCCCAGGGGCCGTCGGGCCGCGGGGCGGGCGGCAGATTCACCCTGCGGGGCGCGGAGTCCTGCTCCTCGCCGCCGTCCTGTTCATCGGCAGCCACGCCGTCCACGACCTGCTCGGTCGCGCCGCCGTCCCTGGCGGAGTCGTTCTTCTTGCGACGTCCGAACACGTCACTGTCCTTCCCGGTCGGATACGACCGAAGCGTAGCCATTCCCACCCTGCTGACCAGCGCCGGATCCGGCCACGGCCGCATGACCGCCGGTGGAGCCGAAACCCCCCTCGGCCCGGGCCGAGCCGGGAAGTTCCGCCACCTCGTGGAAGCGCACCTTCTCGACCCTCTGGACAACCAGCTGGGCAATGCGGTCGAAGCGCTCGAACCGGACGCTCTCGCGCGGGTCGAGATTGACCACGATCACCTTGATCTCCCCACGGTACCCGGCATCCACCGTCCCCGGGGCATTCACGAGCGCGAGCCCGCAGCGGGCGGCCAGGCCCGAGCGCGGGTGCACGAACGCCGCGTACCCGTCGGGCAGGGCGATGGACACGCCCGTGGGCAGTACGGTGCGCTCGCCGGGCTCCAGCACGGCCGCCTCTGTGGTCACCAGGTCGCAGCCGGCGTCGCCGGGGTGGCCGTAGGCGGGCAGGGGCACCTCGGGGTCGACGCGGCGGATCAGCACGTCGACGGGGGCGCGGTTGTTGTCAGACATCAGGGGTTCACCTCGAAGGCGCGTGCGCGCCTGACCTGGTCCGGGTCGGACATCGCCGCCCGGATCTCCTCGGGCCGACCGTTGTCGATGAAGTGGTCGACCTTCACCTCGATGAAGAGCGCTTCTGCGCGCACGGCGACCGGGCCCTCGGGCCCGCCTATCCGGCCGACCGCGGTGGAGTAGATCTTGCGCCCGGCGACGGCGGTCACCTCGGCCTCCAGGTACAGCACGGTGTCCACGGGCACCGGCCGTACGAAGTCCGTCTCCAGCCGTCCCGTCACCGCGATGACGCGCAGCAGCCAGTTCAGGGAGCCCAGCGTCTCGTCGAGCGCGGTGGCGAGGACGCCGCCGTGGGCGAGGCCGGGTGCGCCCTGATGGGCGGGCTTGACGGTGAACTCGGCGGTGACGCG
This genomic interval carries:
- the dut gene encoding dUTP diphosphatase, coding for MSDNNRAPVDVLIRRVDPEVPLPAYGHPGDAGCDLVTTEAAVLEPGERTVLPTGVSIALPDGYAAFVHPRSGLAARCGLALVNAPGTVDAGYRGEIKVIVVNLDPRESVRFERFDRIAQLVVQRVEKVRFHEVAELPGSARAEGGFGSTGGHAAVAGSGAGQQGGNGYASVVSDREGQ
- a CDS encoding ATP-binding protein, whose protein sequence is MGRGKLRIYLGAAPGVGKTYAMLSEGHRRVERGGDCVVGFVEHHGRPRTEVMLHGLEQVPRRELTYRGAAFTEMDVDAVLARRPAVALVDELAHTNVPGSRNAKRWQDVEELLQAGIDVVSTVNIQHLESLGDVVESITGVRQRETVPDEVVRRADQIELVDMSPQALRRRMAHGNVYRSDKVDAALSNYFRPGNLTALRELALLWVADRADEYLQQYRGEHDIRSTWQARERIVVGLTGGPEGRTLIRRASRMAAKGSGSEILAVYVARSDGLTAASPKELAVQRTLVEDLGGTFHHVIGDDIPDALLEFARGVNATQIVLGSSRRKAWQYVFGPGVGATVARDSGPDLDVHIVTHEEVARGRGLPVVRSAARLGRPRIIAGWVVGMFFPALLAVLLTHVNADPGLANEMLLFLSLTVAAALLGGLWPALASAAFGSLLLNYFFAPPVHRFTISDPKNIVGIAVFFGVAVSVASVVDLAARRTHQAARLRAESEILSFLAGSVLRGETTLDALLERVRETFAMESVALLERASDVDPWQPAGSVGPSPVGRPEDADVDMPIGDHMALALSGRVLPAEDRRVLGAFAAQAAVVLDRQRLVGEAEEARRLAEGNRIRTALLAAVSHDLRTPLASIKASVSSLRSDDVDWSEEDRAELLEGIEDGADRLDHLVGNLLDMSRLQTGTVTPLIREIDLDEVVPMALGGVPEDSVLLDVPETLPMVAVDPGLLERTVANVVENAVKYSPAGEPVVVAASFLGDRVEVRVVDRGPGVPDEAKDRIFAPFQRHGDAPRGAGVGLGLAVARGFAEAMDGTLAAEDTPGGGLTMVLTLRAVTRDSGQADGAADGERRATVPETAGHLPDDPDTPGAADGTDLMDLDPIRQKAGPR
- a CDS encoding DUF3159 domain-containing protein → MTSFDKPTTPDPEGGPSPDPAPDQAAVTQAALFDAFGGVRGTVETMLPGLLFVMIYTVNKDVKMSAIAAGAVAVLLVIVRLLRKDTVKHAFSGVFGVGVGVAFALFTGTAKGFYLPGMIYGAGLGVAFTVSALVGFPLLGVILGPVFKENLSWRTRNPGRKKAYTKASLAWGIIFLAKYAILFPLYWWGDATQLGWVLIALKLPPMVLAVYFTWVFLAKAPPPIDVIAEWEAKDAAAEAAKAAAAREHGA
- a CDS encoding OB-fold nucleic acid binding domain-containing protein codes for the protein MSAEPRPDKSAKPVRPAGRFRRMIERLSTSQEELHSAELQEDAEAAGCTRICDSHDRQIVKVTGTLRTVTLRPRAGVPALEAELFDGSAGLDVVWLGRRSIVGIEPGRRMIASGRISMSHGRRVLFNPKYELRPLGQEH
- a CDS encoding response regulator, which produces MTRVLVVDDEPQIVRALVINLKARKYEVDAAADGAGALELAAARHPDVVVLDLGLPDMDGVEVIKGLRGWTRVPILVLSARHSSDEKVEALDAGADDYVTKPFGMDELLARLRAAVRRAEPSAGAGEEEVIVETDGFTVDLAAKKAVRAGRDVRLTPTEWHLLEVLVRNGGKLVSQKQLLQEVWGPSYGTETNYLRVYMAQLRRKLEADPSHPRHFITEPGMGYRFER
- a CDS encoding TrkA family potassium uptake protein, whose protein sequence is MHIVIMGCGRVGSALAQTLEQQGHTVAVVDQDPTAFRRLGAGFGGRRVTGVGFDQDTLREAGIEEAGAFAAVSSGDNSNIIAARVAREMFGVENVAARIYDPKRAEVYQRLGIPTVATVRWTADQMLRRLLPSGAEPLWRDPSGGVQLAEVHTSAAWIGHKVSKLQDETGVRVAFLTRLGEAMLPTSQTVLQEGDLVHVMMRTDEIDKVEAAFAEGPEEAHA
- a CDS encoding DUF3710 domain-containing protein; translation: MFGRRKKNDSARDGGATEQVVDGVAADEQDGGEEQDSAPRRVNLPPAPRPDGPWDVSEVPGAPEEGRVDLGGILVPGVEGMELRVEVAGDAIVAATVVLGDSAVQLQAFAAPKKEGIWGEVREEIATGITQQGGIIDEVEGPLGWELRAQVPVPMPDGQTGAQLVRFVGVDGPRWFLRGVISGQGAVRPESAGLLEQIFRETVIVRGDGPMAPRDPIVLKLPNDAQMVPDGVQTEDQEGSRFSGGMGQLEQGPTITEVR
- a CDS encoding PaaI family thioesterase, with product MSGRNTTLTPPADAAAPVRHPDAPAPGELLGAHYEHCFGCGEGQPHGLHLEARAGEGVRVTAEFTVKPAHQGAPGLAHGGVLATALDETLGSLNWLLRVIAVTGRLETDFVRPVPVDTVLYLEAEVTAVAGRKIYSTAVGRIGGPEGPVAVRAEALFIEVKVDHFIDNGRPEEIRAAMSDPDQVRRARAFEVNP
- a CDS encoding TrkA family potassium uptake protein: MRVAIAGAGAVGRSIAGELLENGHEVLLVDKAPTAISVERVPQAEWLLADACEITSLDEAALQRCNVVIAATGDDKVNLVVSLLAKTEYGVPRVVARVNNPKNEWLFNESWGVDVAVSTPRLMSALVEEAVSVGDLVRLLRFSHGDANLVELTLPADSSVAGTQISEITWPEDTSLVTIIRGNRVLTPHAEETLEPGDELLFVAAQAREEQLEDLLQARH
- a CDS encoding APC family permease, with the translated sequence MSKLTDVPKRILIGRALRSDRLGETLLPKRIALPVFASDPLSSVAYAPGEVLLVLSIAGVSAYHFSPWIAAAVVVLMFTVVASYRQNVHAYPSGGGDYEVANTNLGPKAGLTVASALLVDYVLTVAVSISSGVENLGSAVDFVIEHKVLSAVIMILLLTLMNLRGVKESGKLFAIPTYVFVGAVFVMIAWGAWRGLVTGDTMQAPTAHLEIKAEHQGLAGFALVFLLLRAFSSGCAALTGVEAISNGVPAFRKPKSKNAASTLALMGALAVTMFCGIIGLAMATDVKMAESPATNLLDNGVPVGPEFVQHPVISQVAEAVFGNGSFLFVVLATATALVLFLAANTAYNGFPLLGSILAQDRYLPRQLHTRGDRLAFSNGIVLLAGAAILLVWIYDADSTKLIQLYIVGVFVSFTLSQIGMVRHWNRHLRTEKDQASRRRMHRSRAINTFGAIFTGLVLVVVLATKFTHGAWVALLGMVIFYGTMTAIRKHYDRVAAEIAAAEGPSDDSVRPSRVHSIVLVSKVHKPTLRALAFAKLTRSDTLEALSISVDAAETKALKEEWERRGINVPLKILDSPYREITRPVIEYVKGLRSENPRDAVSVYIPEYVVGRWYEHLLHNQSALRLKGRLLFTPGVMVTSVPYQLESSELAKKRAKKRQEWNAPGAVRRGPVDTPRPKDRAGK